The DNA sequence TGCCCAACtttatatttgtttttcatGAAACACACTTGATGAATGATACCAAAGACAAAATGAAAGCTTTAGTACTAATACACAGTCGCATACACAATCACAAAACACATCAAACACTTGAAACACTTCCATCAGTATCTTACAACATTTATCCTTAATTATTCCCTCTAAAGTGAGCCAATTTATAGAGTTGCATCAGTAAGGAAGAGGTGGAATACTCTGTTCATGCCTGAAGAAGTTACCAGGATCAACCTTTGTCTTGATCTTAACCAATCTCTTGAAGTTACCCTTGAAATACCTATAACCCCAGTTGCTAGCTTGCTTGAAGCTTGTTCTGCTCTTGGAATTCATCCCCAAATCAAGATCTCTATAGTTCACATAAGCTTCCCTTGGTGATTTAGACACATAAGCACCCATGTAAGTGTAAAGATCCCTCAACCAATCAATGTGCTTTCCAGCATTCTCCTTTCCATCCTGCCACAAAGTCACATACTGAATCTTGAATAGTGTTCCATTCCTGTGAGGGAATGGAATATGAGACTCTGAGAACTCACTCATCTTTCCACCATATGGGTTCCATATCATCAAGGGGCTCTCCTCCTGCATCATCCTCTGCCACAAGCCGCGGAGGCCGGCCACCGGGATCGGCTGCCTCACGAAATCAGACTTGGCCTTGAAGTAATTCTTGAAAGTTGACTTCCCCTGAAGAAGAACTTGAGGGGGAGTGTTGTCTGGATACCCTGCAATGTACATAACAGATTTGATCCAACTTGTTTCCTTGCAATCTTTGGCAGTTAATCCCAGTTCAGGGAAGCTCTTCTGCATCACCTCAAGGAGCTTCCTTGCTCCACCAAGGTAGAGAGCATTGTAAGCGGTTGTGATTGTTCTTTTCGTTGTGTTTCCCACATTTGAAGGTTGGATTATAACTCTTATGAAGAGATTTTCATCAATGGAAGGTGCTACTTCCTGCCACCTATGAAGAAGCTTCGTTCCACCTTGTTCAAGTGTTCTTGGAACTGTGAAAACCGTAACTGTTGGAGGCACTTCAACCAGCTTTATCTTCCACCATAGAAGGATTCCAAAGCTTCCACCACCTCCTCCTCTTATGGCCCAAAACAGATCTTCCCCCATGGATCTTCTGTCAAGAATCCTGCCGTTAACGTCCACCATTCGAGCGTCGAGGACGTTATCGGCGCCGAGGCCGAATTTTCTCATCATGGAACCGTATGCACCTCCGGTGATGTGTCCTCCAACACCTAAGCTTGTGCAGAGTCCTGCAGGGAAGCCATGAACAGAGCTCTTCTCGTAAATTCTGTAGTAAACTTCGCCGATGGTGGCGCCGGCTTGAATCCAAGCCGTGTTGCTCTTGATGTCAACGTTTATGGCGCGAAGCTTGGCCAAGTCTAC is a window from the Arachis stenosperma cultivar V10309 chromosome 3, arast.V10309.gnm1.PFL2, whole genome shotgun sequence genome containing:
- the LOC130969868 gene encoding berberine bridge enzyme-like 13: MSHLTIIILLLFLSRTSSDSIQESFVRCLHVNSDKSFPFDASIYTQNNASFTTVLDSSAQNLRFLVPSAPKPSFIFTPNTESHVQAAVICAKKLNIHLRVRSGGHDYEGMSYVSEIETPFMVVDLAKLRAINVDIKSNTAWIQAGATIGEVYYRIYEKSSVHGFPAGLCTSLGVGGHITGGAYGSMMRKFGLGADNVLDARMVDVNGRILDRRSMGEDLFWAIRGGGGGSFGILLWWKIKLVEVPPTVTVFTVPRTLEQGGTKLLHRWQEVAPSIDENLFIRVIIQPSNVGNTTKRTITTAYNALYLGGARKLLEVMQKSFPELGLTAKDCKETSWIKSVMYIAGYPDNTPPQVLLQGKSTFKNYFKAKSDFVRQPIPVAGLRGLWQRMMQEESPLMIWNPYGGKMSEFSESHIPFPHRNGTLFKIQYVTLWQDGKENAGKHIDWLRDLYTYMGAYVSKSPREAYVNYRDLDLGMNSKSRTSFKQASNWGYRYFKGNFKRLVKIKTKVDPGNFFRHEQSIPPLPY